Proteins from one Neodiprion fabricii isolate iyNeoFabr1 chromosome 5, iyNeoFabr1.1, whole genome shotgun sequence genomic window:
- the LOC124183048 gene encoding cytochrome b5-related protein-like → MVDENIGKKWGDTTFGGFKYPTGRDVGWKTGARWLEGKRKDDGAEGLWRIGDKLYDLSKWIRNHPGGSEWLTLTEGTDITEAFEAHHITLLAEKLLPNFYIRDAVTPRSSPLTFKPDGFYRKFKGRVREALKDVDIHTSARSTNFIADFLFIVTLALCVKAAIAPSWLMIVASGIFLTWTAIVGHNFLHQRDTFRMYYMDLSLMSSREWRIMHILSHHLYTNTIIDLEITIHEPIFYLLPRKDKSLITRYFSWIYFPLVYCIIYFLHAIRRVYSIFWEFGGPELRDAVPLLIPTLMCLVAPPSSALVTYLKIIVVASFHFGVAGLHAAHQHPEIYHDGDVRRKDMDFGLAQVDTVRDRLEIEASTFLVLTNFGSHTLHHLLPTIDHTYLHLCQPAFEQTCKEFGVSTETWPIWKMWWGFFKQLENIQPNKIESTR, encoded by the exons ATGGTCGACGAAAATATTGGTAAAAAGTGGGGTGATACCACCTTCGGTGGTTTCAAGTACCCAACCGGTCGGGACGTCGGCTGGAAAACAGGCGCACGTTGGTTAGAAGGAAAGAGGAAGGATGACGGTGCCGAAGGACTCTGGAGGATCGGTGATAAACTTTACGATCTCAGTAAATGGATAAGAAATCATCCAGGCGGTAGTGAATGGCTCACGCTCACCGAAGGAACCGACATCACGGAGGCGTTCGAG GCGCACCACATTACGCTGCTGGCTGAAAAACTTTTGCCAAACTTCTACATCCGGGACGCTGTCACCCCGAGATCTTCTCCGTTGACTTTTAAGCCTGATGGATTTTACCGAAAATTCAAAGGACGCGTCAGAGAAGCGCTTAAGGACGTCGACATTCACACGTCAGCTCGAAGTACCAACTTTATTGCTGACTTTCTCTTCATCGTGACGTTAGCTCTTTGCGTGAAAGCTGCCATAGCCCCATCGTGGTTGATGATCGTAGCGAGTG GAATTTTTCTAACGTGGACTGCAATAGTGGGCCACAACTTCCTACACCAGAGGGACACCTTCCGTATGTACTACATGGACTTGAGCCTGATGTCATCCAGAGAATGGCGAATCATGCATATTCTCAGCCACCATCTCTACACTAACACGATTATCGACTTGGAGATCACCATACACGAGCCTATATTTTACCTTCTGCCTCGCAAGGACAAATCATTGATAACACGTTACTTCTCTTGGATCTATTTCCCACTCGTTTACTGCATCATTTATTTCCTCCATGCAATAAGAAG AGTCTACAGCATATTTTGGGAGTTTGGAGGTCCGGAGCTGAGAGACGCGGTGCCGTTGCTGATCCCGACTCTGATGTGTTTGGTGGCACCACCGTCATCAGCTCTGGTTACCTAtctgaaaataatcgtggTAGCCAGTTTCCACTTCGGGGTAGCCGGTCTACACGCGGCTCACCAGCATCCGGAAATCTACCACGACGGTGACGTTCGTCGTAAGGATATGGACTTTGGTCTAGCCCAGGTGGACACGGTTCGCGATCGCCTGGAGATCGAGGCGTCGACTTTCCTCGTTCTGACCAATTTCGGCTCCCATACTCTGCATCATCTTCTTCCAACTATCGACCATACCTACCTTCACCTGTGTCAACCGGCCTTTGAGCAAACCTGCAAGGAGTTCGGAGTCAGCACCGAGACTTGGCCGATATGGAAAATGTGGTGGGGCTTTTTCAAGCAGCTGGAGAACATTCAACCAAACAAAATAGAAAGCACAAGATAA
- the LOC124181931 gene encoding cytochrome b5-related protein-like, with product MTAKKMESTLMGLKYPSERGAGLKTGAGWLKGKRLDDGAEGLWRIGDKLYDLDGWARNHPGGSEWITLTQGTDITEAFEAHHVTLLAERLLPEFYVREATAPRSCPFTFKPDGFYRIFKERAREALKDVDFHRPTKTSNLIADFLFATTLLLCTTAAATQSWITIVASGIFLTWTLNAGHNYMHQRDNYRMWYMDLSPMSSKEWRIFHALSHHLYTNTLLDLEIIMFEPIFHLLPRKDKGLIPRNFAWLYSPLVYSLTYFIHAIKRIYSVFWEFGEPELRDAVPFLIPTLMCFVAPPLTAFITWAKVIFIASCHFSLVGLNAAHHHPDIYHDGDARREDTDWGLAQLDAVRDRVEIEPSIFLILTHYGSHTLHHLLPTVDHAYLHLCQPAFEQTCKEFGVSTELWTQWKLLKGQFKQLGNVEPKNTPNMR from the exons ATGACGGCAAAAAAGATGGAGAGCACTCTCATGGGGTTGAAGTACCCAAGTGAACGTGGCGCCGGATTAAAGACTGGGGCAGGCTGGCTGAAAGGAAAGCGACTGGACGATGGAGCCGAAGGACTATGGCGGATCGGTGATAAACTCTACGACCTCGACGGATGGGCAAGGAACCATCCGGGCGGTTCCGAGTGGATAACGCTCACCCAGGGGACCGACATCACGGAGGCATTCGAG GCACATCATGTAACGCTTCTTGCTGAACGTCTGCTGCCAGAGTTCTACGTCCGAGAAGCGACCGCCCCGAGGTCCTGTCCTTTCACCTTCAAGCCCGATGGTTTCTATCGAATATTCAAAGAACGTGCCAGGGAAGCCCTAAAGGATGTCGACTTTCACAGGCCAACGAAGACCTCGAATCTTATTGCAGATTTTCTCTTCGCCACCACGTTACTCCTCTGTACGACGGCTGCAGCGACCCAATCTTGGATCACAATCGTGGCGAGCG GAATATTCTTGACCTGGACTTTGAATGCGGGGCACAATTACATGCATCAGAGGGACAACTACCGCATGTGGTACATGGATTTGAGCCCAATGTCCTCCAAGGAATGGCGGATCTTTCACGCTCTAAGTCACCATCTTTACACAAATACGCTCCTTGACCTGGAGATAATAATGTTTGAGCCCATCTTTCACCTGCTACCTCGCAAAGATAAAGGACTGATACCACGGAATTTTGCATGGCTCTATTCTCCTCTCGTTTACAGTCTgacatattttatacacgcgATCAAAAG GATCTATTCTGTCTTTTGGGAGTTTGGCGAACCCGAGCTAAGAGACGCGGTACCCTTTCTGATCCCGACATTGATGTGCTTCGTCGCACCTCCGCTGACCGCTTTTATCACCTGGGCGAAGGTCATCTTTATTGCCAGCTGCCACTTTAGTCTGGTTGGATTGAATGCGGCACATCATCATCCGGACATCTATCATGACGGGGACGCCCGTCGCGAGGATACCGATTGGGGCCTTGCCCAGCTAGACGCGGTCCGTGACCGTGTCGAGATCGAGCCTTCCATATTTCTTATCCTGACCCACTATGGGTCTCACACTTTGCATCATCTACTACCTACCGTGGATCATGCCTATCTTCACCTATGCCAACCAGCCTTTGAGCAAACCTGCAAGGAGTTTGGCGTCAGTACGGAACTTTGGACTCAGTGGAAGCTTTTGAAGGGCCAATTCAAGCAGTTGGGAAACGTTGAACCGAAAAATACACCGAACATGCGATGA